The following coding sequences lie in one Epinephelus moara isolate mb chromosome 17, YSFRI_EMoa_1.0, whole genome shotgun sequence genomic window:
- the LOC126403847 gene encoding uncharacterized protein LOC126403847, whose amino-acid sequence MKVTALCIRLLINVLLLAVAQMHLCFSQKAVFPRVDPNRQQHYQYDSFVVNCEGLDGVNGWKVMRKIKGNITVCAAQEKPSTGSCKINPAFSLDSGVYWCETEEKKSNTVNITVTAGSVVLESPVTPVMVGDAVTLHCRKKKTSILRADFYKDGDLIEGNSAGHLTLQSVFKSDEGFYKCRISQTEESAESWLAVRRFHKDLPSNDKCCSKSTILQIVGIISFVLLVLVLGLLHWKKGSLTSFLRSLLAQAGRLAFARDRWSRY is encoded by the exons ATGAAGGTCACAGCTCTCTGCATCAGACTGT TGATAAATGTGTTGCTGCTGGCTGTTGCTCAGATGcacctttgtttttctcagaaaGCTG TTTTCCCTCGTGTTGATCCAAACAGACAGCAGCACTATCAGTATGATTCCTTTGTTGTCAACTGTGAGGGGCTGGATGGGGTGAATGGATGGAAAGTGATGAGGAAGATCAAGGGAAACATCACAGTATGTGCTGCTCAAGAGAAGCCGTCAACGGGATCCTGCAAAATTAACCCTGCCTTTTCATTAGACAGTGGAGTGTACTGGTGTGAgactgaagaaaagaaaagcaacacTGTCAACATCACCGTCACTG CTGGTTCTGTGGTCTTGGAGAGTCCTGTCACCCCTGTGATGGTGGGAGATGCTGTGACTCTGCACTGTAGAAAGAAGAAGACCTCTATCCTTAGAGCTGATTTCTATAAAGATGGCGACCTTATCGAGGGTAATTCTGCAGGACACCTGACTCTCCAGAGTGTTTTTAAGTCAGATGAAGGATTCTACAAGTGCAGAATCTCTCAAACTGAAGAATCAGCAGAAAGCTGGCTTGCTGTCAGAA GGTTCCACAAAGACCTACCCTCAAATGATAAATGCTGCTCTAAAAGCACCATTCTACAGATTGTTGGTATCATTTCATTTGTGCTTCTGGTGTTGGTGTTGGGACTGCTTCACTGGAAGAAAG GTAGCCTGACCTCTTTTTTGCGATCTCTTCTTGCACAAGCAG GTCGGCTGGCGTTTGCACGTGACAGATGGAGCAGATACTGA